From Bacteroidia bacterium, one genomic window encodes:
- a CDS encoding ABC transporter permease: MKNLFTENIKISLNSIKGQLLRTILTALIIAIGIWALVGILTSIDVMKSSISTNFTSMGANTFTIRNRGLNVQVGKKGKHPKPFRAISFDEAENFVKDFNFPAIASVSTMASGTGTLKYESQQSNPNIQVIGGDENYLATSGYEMGSGRNFSAQDNTDANHVVMIGSELISVLFKSNENPIDKVISIGPGKYKIIGVLKSKGTGMGFGGDKICIIPLNNARQYFPDPNMSYRINVLGKNAQQMNAAINEATGVFRIVRKIPLSEEDNFDIVKSDNLANMLIDNIKKVTYGATAIGFITLLGAAIGLMNIMLVSVTERTREIGIRKAIGATGKVIRNQFLMEAIVICQLGGLFGILLGIITGNLISLQFGIGFIVPWEWIFFGIGLCLLVGLLSGIIPAIKASKLDPIEALRFE; the protein is encoded by the coding sequence ATGAAGAATCTATTTACAGAAAACATTAAAATTTCGCTTAATTCCATCAAAGGGCAATTGCTGCGCACCATTCTTACCGCATTGATTATCGCCATTGGAATATGGGCTTTGGTGGGTATTTTAACTTCCATTGATGTAATGAAATCTTCCATTAGCACAAATTTTACAAGTATGGGTGCGAATACATTTACCATTCGTAATCGCGGATTAAATGTGCAAGTGGGTAAAAAAGGAAAACATCCGAAGCCCTTTCGTGCCATATCGTTTGACGAAGCGGAAAATTTCGTAAAAGACTTTAATTTCCCTGCTATTGCTTCTGTTTCTACAATGGCATCTGGCACTGGAACGCTGAAATACGAATCGCAACAAAGTAATCCCAACATTCAAGTGATTGGCGGCGACGAAAATTATTTGGCAACTTCTGGTTATGAAATGGGAAGCGGCAGAAATTTTTCTGCGCAAGACAATACAGATGCCAATCACGTAGTAATGATTGGAAGCGAGCTGATCTCAGTGCTTTTCAAAAGCAACGAAAACCCCATTGATAAAGTTATTTCCATCGGTCCGGGTAAATATAAAATTATTGGAGTATTGAAATCAAAAGGTACAGGAATGGGTTTTGGCGGCGATAAAATTTGCATTATTCCACTCAACAATGCGCGGCAATATTTTCCCGATCCGAATATGTCTTATCGGATTAATGTATTGGGAAAAAATGCGCAACAAATGAATGCCGCCATCAATGAAGCAACGGGTGTTTTTCGGATTGTGCGTAAAATTCCGCTAAGCGAAGAAGATAATTTCGACATCGTAAAAAGCGATAACCTCGCCAATATGTTGATTGATAATATCAAAAAAGTAACTTATGGCGCAACCGCGATCGGCTTTATCACTTTGCTGGGCGCAGCAATTGGCTTGATGAATATTATGTTGGTTTCCGTAACAGAGCGTACGCGCGAAATAGGCATCCGTAAAGCAATTGGTGCAACCGGAAAAGTGATTCGCAATCAATTTTTAATGGAAGCCATTGTGATTTGTCAGTTGGGTGGTTTATTCGGAATTCTATTGGGAATTATTACAGGGAATTTAATTTCCTTACAATTCGGAATCGGATTTATTGTGCCTTGGGAATGGATTTTTTTCGGAATTGGTTTATGTCTTTTAGTCGGATTATTATCCGGAATTATTCCCGCCATCAAAGCTTCTAAACTCGATCCGATAGAGGCATTGAGGTTTGAGTAA
- a CDS encoding RHS repeat-associated core domain-containing protein yields the protein MTLTLWRTILRVWKLMLTPPPLPVPCCWPPPCSCEDITGLDSITWTYMEEQKQYELTNHLGNVFVTLSDKKIPVDTTSGTSAKYYIPLVITAQDYYPFGMLMPGRNLNTTGFRFGFNGKEKDNELYGTGNAYDYGMRMYDARLGRFMSVDPLFKKYPFYSSYMFAGDMPIVAADLDGEEPNIKGSPSVEALIQPTQKDIVISNAKNEALDALTNDAYEKIGGDAKFPATATTTSAVTRQEAKATIKNTISQNIDINVTVKETQNMDGSTSYSTTTIITPNNFSEAQAKNAQKVQFKETAIKIAKGAFSLITDIPDPTNLDEGGEMVTFTLGVLKVIPKESVGAAGWVASPVAVGNSTISAAHAGNLIIIAAQSEEYLKDLFTTGNSGTKTQKTVDNPGPKTVSQPNSTTK from the coding sequence TTGACTCTCACACTCTGGCGGACGATACTTCGAGTATGGAAATTGATGCTCACACCTCCGCCACTACCAGTGCCTTGTTGCTGGCCTCCACCCTGCTCTTGCGAAGATATAACAGGTCTGGATTCCATCACATGGACATACATGGAAGAACAAAAACAATACGAATTAACCAACCACTTAGGTAATGTTTTTGTAACTTTGAGCGATAAAAAAATTCCTGTGGATACAACTTCTGGTACATCTGCTAAATATTATATCCCTTTGGTTATTACTGCTCAGGATTATTATCCTTTCGGGATGCTGATGCCAGGCAGGAATTTAAACACTACTGGTTTTAGGTTCGGCTTCAACGGAAAAGAAAAGGACAACGAGCTTTACGGAACTGGAAATGCCTATGATTACGGCATGAGAATGTATGATGCGAGGTTAGGTAGGTTTATGAGTGTTGACCCGTTATTCAAAAAATATCCTTTTTATTCTTCATATATGTTCGCTGGCGATATGCCTATTGTTGCCGCAGATTTAGATGGAGAAGAACCTAATATAAAAGGCTCGCCATCAGTGGAAGCTTTAATTCAACCTACACAGAAAGACATTGTTATATCGAATGCAAAGAATGAGGCCTTAGATGCTTTAACAAATGATGCGTATGAAAAAATTGGAGGAGATGCAAAATTCCCCGCTACTGCTACTACTACTTCTGCTGTAACTAGACAAGAAGCAAAAGCGACCATAAAGAATACGATTAGCCAAAATATTGACATAAATGTTACAGTAAAAGAAACGCAGAACATGGATGGTAGCACTTCTTATTCAACAACGACTATTATTACACCCAATAATTTTAGTGAAGCTCAGGCAAAAAATGCTCAAAAAGTACAATTTAAGGAAACAGCTATTAAAATAGCTAAAGGGGCATTTAGTTTAATAACTGATATTCCAGATCCCACTAATCTGGACGAAGGAGGTGAAATGGTTACCTTTACGTTGGGTGTTCTTAAAGTAATACCTAAGGAATCTGTTGGTGCAGCAGGTTGGGTAGCTTCCCCAGTAGCAGTAGGCAATTCTACAATTTCTGCTGCTCACGCAGGAAATTTGATAATTATAGCTGCACAATCTGAAGAATATCTAAAAGATTTATTTACTACCGGCAATTCTGGAACTAAAACACAAAAAACAGTCGATAATCCTGGACCTAAAACGGTTAGTCAACCAAATTCAACAACAAAATAA